A genome region from Hymenobacter tibetensis includes the following:
- a CDS encoding OmpA family protein: MKRSFWCGIVGLLLAGPVQAQSLTGVWQGVETDTGEPGEVWPAVLRLQKSKGTSLLGVLYQEVGGEPAMSATFQVQGARTASGLRLEHVRKLNETGHMPGFYWCEGAITFTYDPKEEKLTGRATYRPTGDCDNGAFTFYRVKLKSAATVAANAESTIRVSGRNVLWFADAELKQPLTTGNSYRTKLTKTTTFYLTQGYYPTRQSGAVPITIQVTGPVPKPAPRPSPADTARPAPAPIVAPKPVVLPTVLFELGKPNLLPEGLPALDQLAAELKARPTLKLRVAGHTDKIGEPEKNQILSEQRAEAVKTYLVKVGVAAERISTIGYGDSRPLYPSPDARNRRVEVAEVKD; the protein is encoded by the coding sequence ATGAAACGCAGCTTTTGGTGTGGCATAGTGGGCCTGCTGCTGGCGGGTCCCGTGCAGGCCCAATCCCTGACGGGCGTGTGGCAGGGAGTGGAAACAGATACCGGCGAACCAGGTGAGGTGTGGCCTGCAGTGCTGCGGCTACAGAAAAGCAAGGGCACCAGCCTCTTGGGCGTGCTCTACCAAGAGGTAGGCGGAGAACCGGCCATGTCGGCTACCTTTCAGGTGCAGGGCGCCCGCACTGCCAGTGGCCTGCGCCTCGAACACGTGCGCAAGCTCAATGAAACCGGCCACATGCCCGGCTTTTACTGGTGCGAGGGGGCCATTACGTTCACCTACGACCCTAAAGAGGAAAAACTAACCGGCCGGGCCACCTACCGCCCAACTGGTGACTGCGACAACGGTGCTTTCACATTTTACCGCGTCAAGCTGAAATCGGCGGCTACGGTGGCGGCCAACGCAGAGAGCACCATCCGGGTGTCGGGCCGCAACGTGTTGTGGTTTGCTGATGCCGAGCTAAAGCAGCCCCTGACGACGGGCAACTCCTACCGCACCAAGCTCACCAAAACCACTACCTTCTACCTCACGCAGGGCTACTACCCTACCCGCCAAAGTGGAGCAGTGCCCATCACGATTCAGGTAACGGGGCCCGTTCCTAAACCTGCACCGCGCCCGTCACCAGCCGACACGGCCCGCCCAGCGCCAGCCCCCATCGTGGCGCCCAAGCCCGTGGTACTCCCCACCGTGCTATTTGAACTGGGCAAGCCCAATCTGCTCCCAGAAGGCCTCCCGGCCCTCGACCAGCTAGCCGCCGAACTGAAAGCCCGCCCCACGCTGAAGCTGCGCGTAGCTGGCCACACCGACAAAATCGGGGAGCCCGAGAAAAACCAGATTTTGTCGGAGCAGCGGGCCGAAGCCGTGAAAACTTACCTGGTGAAAGTTGGGGTGGCCGCCGAGCGCATTAGCACCATCGGCTACGGCGACTCGCGCCCCCTCTATCCCTCCCCCGATGCCCGTAACCGGCGCGTGGAAGTGGCCGAAGTGAAGGACTGA
- a CDS encoding DUF1572 family protein: MLTDTLRKLFARDLSRLQHELQQYQNEHTIWHFEKGIANSAGNLCLHLVGNLKTYIGVELGGVAYTRNRDLEFSLKNVPRVALLDSLRETSMVVDTALASLPETELQKEYPLLVFEEKTSTEYFLVHLAAHLAYHLGQVNYHRRLLDV; this comes from the coding sequence ATGCTTACAGATACGCTGAGAAAGTTATTTGCCAGGGACTTAAGCAGATTACAGCACGAACTCCAGCAGTACCAAAACGAGCATACCATCTGGCATTTCGAGAAAGGCATAGCCAATTCAGCCGGCAATCTGTGCCTGCACCTGGTAGGCAATTTGAAAACATATATAGGAGTAGAGCTCGGAGGCGTGGCCTACACAAGAAACAGAGACCTAGAATTCTCCTTGAAGAATGTTCCTCGTGTTGCATTGCTGGACAGCCTCCGGGAAACAAGCATGGTAGTAGATACGGCGCTGGCTTCCTTGCCGGAAACGGAGCTGCAAAAAGAGTATCCTCTTCTGGTTTTCGAGGAGAAGACTTCCACCGAATATTTTCTGGTTCATCTTGCTGCCCACCTTGCCTATCACCTCGGCCAAGTCAACTACCATCGTCGGTTGCTGGATGTGTGA
- a CDS encoding aldo/keto reductase, with the protein MQTITIAPKSTQPLTVNRLGYGTMRLTGPEIWGEPANRPEALQILRTAVESGVTFIDTADYYGEDVTNRLIREALHPYPSELVICTKVGATRRPDKSWVPYNTPENLRASIDNNLRTLRQEQIQLVHLRLMGHGPVSLDEQLGAMFEMQQEGKIQHVGLSNVTREELQTGLQLGEIATVENMYSYAQRTTMKLPHGANPGGEEVLDLCEQHGIPLIPFFSLLHALPKTGSKIAEVARQHNVSEAQLNLAWLLHKSPCLLPIPGTSSLAHLRENLQAAAIRLSPEDMAYLE; encoded by the coding sequence ATGCAAACCATCACCATCGCGCCAAAATCCACTCAGCCACTTACTGTCAACCGCTTAGGCTACGGCACCATGCGCCTGACGGGTCCGGAAATATGGGGCGAGCCCGCCAACCGCCCCGAAGCGCTGCAAATCCTGCGCACCGCGGTGGAATCAGGCGTCACGTTCATCGACACGGCCGATTACTACGGCGAGGACGTTACCAACCGACTCATCCGCGAGGCACTGCACCCTTACCCCTCGGAGCTAGTGATTTGCACAAAGGTGGGGGCCACTCGCCGGCCCGATAAAAGCTGGGTGCCCTACAACACACCCGAAAACCTACGCGCTAGCATCGACAACAACCTGCGCACTTTGCGGCAAGAGCAGATTCAGTTGGTGCACCTGCGCCTAATGGGCCACGGGCCAGTGTCGCTAGACGAGCAGTTGGGCGCTATGTTCGAGATGCAGCAGGAAGGCAAGATTCAGCACGTGGGGTTGAGCAACGTAACCCGCGAGGAGCTGCAAACCGGCCTGCAACTAGGCGAAATAGCCACCGTGGAAAATATGTACAGCTACGCTCAACGCACCACCATGAAATTACCCCACGGGGCCAACCCCGGTGGCGAAGAAGTACTGGATTTGTGCGAGCAGCATGGTATTCCGCTTATTCCGTTCTTTTCACTGTTGCACGCCCTACCAAAAACCGGCAGCAAAATAGCCGAAGTAGCCCGCCAACACAACGTGTCAGAAGCCCAACTCAACCTGGCCTGGCTGCTGCATAAGTCGCCGTGCCTATTGCCTATTCCGGGCACCTCGTCGTTGGCGCACTTGCGGGAAAATTTGCAGGCCGCTGCTATTCGCCTAAGCCCCGAGGATATGGCCTATCTGGAGTAG
- a CDS encoding DUF4982 domain-containing protein, which produces MRVFSSANEAELFLNGKSLGHKKKAWCEYRLR; this is translated from the coding sequence GTGCGCGTCTTCTCCTCCGCCAACGAGGCCGAACTGTTTCTGAACGGGAAGTCCTTAGGCCACAAGAAGAAAGCTTGGTGCGAGTACCGTCTGCGCTGA
- a CDS encoding cupredoxin domain-containing protein, with product MLTCYQVAAQAVPVASPDSGSLAGAVQAARLRYRTDAPESRLLNEVAYVNHASGTVQGQREFFAPRYASAQQQQNPQPDRRNLLHWQPTITLSPGATQELTFYTSDQAGRYLAVVQGLAADGQAGSTSIVLEVKPAL from the coding sequence GTGCTGACCTGCTACCAGGTGGCGGCGCAGGCTGTACCTGTGGCCTCCCCCGACTCCGGCTCGCTGGCAGGCGCCGTGCAAGCAGCCCGCCTGCGTTACCGGACGGATGCACCGGAATCGCGCCTGCTCAATGAGGTAGCCTACGTCAACCATGCCTCGGGCACGGTGCAAGGCCAGCGCGAGTTCTTCGCTCCGCGCTATGCCAGCGCCCAGCAACAGCAAAATCCCCAACCCGACCGCCGCAACCTGCTGCACTGGCAGCCTACCATCACGCTCAGCCCAGGCGCCACCCAGGAGCTAACCTTCTACACCTCCGACCAGGCCGGGCGTTACCTAGCGGTGGTGCAAGGCCTAGCTGCCGATGGCCAGGCTGGTAGCACCAGCATTGTACTAGAAGTGAAACCGGCATTATAA
- a CDS encoding alpha/beta fold hydrolase: MKPLLFRRSLACLALLTCSFSSFGQASAPVDDYAKARKIIADLDTIVAPNGVQESYAAPIGGIKQWVYVRGQDKVNPIILFVHGGPASPMAPVSWMFQRPIEEYFTVVQYDQRAAGKTYATNDTTNLGSTIRIDQYVQDAIELAELICKKYGKQKVVLVGHSWGTIVSMHAALKRPDLFYAYVGIGQVINSQDNERVSFNYALTRATAENNQAALRELRSIAPYPGQQPITRKRIVIARKWPQYYGGLSAYRSTSTYYFNAPFLSPDYSAAAVTAIDKGSLFTLGRVLPAFLQVDFKPIKSFPIPVFMLMGRHDYTTPSEPTASWLAQVKAPVKKGIWFEHSAHLVPLEEPGKLLITLVNEVRPLAIGPRRGGTK; encoded by the coding sequence ATGAAACCACTCTTGTTTCGCCGAAGCTTAGCGTGTTTGGCGCTGTTAACGTGTTCTTTTTCGTCGTTTGGGCAGGCCAGTGCCCCTGTGGATGACTATGCAAAAGCCCGGAAAATCATTGCAGACCTCGATACAATTGTGGCCCCGAATGGCGTGCAGGAATCGTACGCCGCTCCTATTGGGGGCATAAAGCAGTGGGTATATGTCCGGGGGCAAGACAAGGTCAACCCCATCATTCTGTTTGTGCACGGGGGACCGGCCTCGCCTATGGCCCCGGTTTCGTGGATGTTTCAGCGCCCGATAGAGGAATACTTTACGGTGGTCCAGTACGACCAGCGAGCGGCGGGCAAAACCTACGCTACCAATGACACCACCAACCTAGGCAGCACCATTCGCATTGACCAGTACGTGCAGGACGCTATTGAGCTGGCCGAGTTGATCTGCAAGAAATACGGTAAGCAGAAAGTGGTCTTGGTGGGCCACAGCTGGGGCACCATCGTGAGCATGCACGCGGCCCTGAAACGGCCCGATTTGTTTTACGCCTACGTGGGCATCGGGCAAGTCATCAACTCTCAGGACAATGAGCGGGTAAGCTTCAACTACGCGCTTACGCGAGCCACCGCCGAAAACAACCAAGCAGCCCTCCGAGAGCTACGGTCCATTGCGCCCTACCCAGGCCAGCAACCCATCACCCGGAAGCGAATTGTTATTGCTCGGAAATGGCCCCAGTACTATGGGGGGCTGTCCGCGTACCGTTCAACATCCACGTACTACTTCAACGCCCCCTTTCTCTCTCCCGACTACTCGGCAGCCGCCGTAACCGCCATTGACAAAGGCAGCTTGTTCACCCTGGGCCGCGTGCTGCCCGCGTTTCTGCAAGTTGACTTCAAGCCCATTAAGTCGTTCCCTATTCCGGTGTTCATGCTAATGGGCCGGCACGATTACACCACGCCATCGGAGCCAACGGCTAGCTGGCTGGCGCAGGTGAAGGCCCCAGTTAAAAAGGGGATATGGTTTGAACATTCCGCGCACCTTGTTCCGCTCGAAGAACCCGGCAAACTGCTCATCACGCTGGTTAATGAGGTAAGACCCCTAGCCATTGGGCCAAGACGTGGCGGTACTAAGTAG